A section of the Marinoscillum sp. 108 genome encodes:
- a CDS encoding PorP/SprF family type IX secretion system membrane protein, whose protein sequence is MKKLLLTALLGGAMTCLQAQDVRFTQFYQAPVYLNPAFTGASGAARAGINYRKQGNSEEAAYTTFSAYADYYFKDFYASAGLLFISDEDAYSGYISQTVAVPLSYDFSINKKVTVKPALQASYTRQGIDFSKFLFSDQIDSDGNVSGGGTSEPLAVNDRISFFDVSAGVLTYGANWWFGYSMHNMLENNISFVEGGNATLPIRYSVHGGVSVSLAEKGRKSRSKLRRFVMPTFNYVAQGGFSQLDAGAILQYEPILFGALYRGIPNPFSEGEYSAVSWIIGVTKFDFSVGYSYDMPLNNRINPGGVHEISISLLFDPSDPNATPRSAKRLKCPIPY, encoded by the coding sequence ATGAAAAAACTTTTACTTACTGCACTACTGGGCGGTGCAATGACCTGCCTGCAGGCACAGGATGTCAGGTTTACACAGTTCTATCAGGCACCGGTCTATCTCAATCCCGCTTTTACGGGAGCCTCTGGGGCTGCCAGGGCCGGGATCAACTACCGCAAGCAGGGTAACTCAGAGGAGGCGGCTTATACTACCTTTTCTGCCTATGCTGATTATTACTTCAAGGATTTTTATGCCAGTGCGGGACTCCTTTTTATCTCTGACGAAGATGCGTACAGTGGTTATATTTCTCAGACTGTGGCCGTTCCATTGAGTTATGATTTTTCTATCAATAAAAAAGTGACCGTGAAGCCTGCACTTCAGGCTTCCTATACCCGTCAGGGGATCGATTTTAGTAAATTTCTTTTCTCAGATCAGATAGATTCTGATGGCAATGTGAGTGGAGGCGGCACCTCTGAGCCCTTAGCTGTCAATGACCGCATCAGCTTTTTTGACGTCTCTGCCGGAGTGCTTACCTATGGCGCCAACTGGTGGTTTGGCTACTCCATGCACAATATGCTGGAAAACAATATCTCTTTTGTGGAGGGTGGAAACGCCACCCTGCCCATCAGATACTCCGTACATGGAGGTGTGAGCGTGAGCCTGGCCGAAAAGGGCCGAAAGTCCAGGTCAAAGCTGAGAAGATTCGTGATGCCCACCTTCAACTACGTGGCCCAGGGGGGCTTCAGTCAGCTGGATGCGGGAGCCATTCTGCAGTATGAACCAATCCTCTTTGGAGCACTTTACCGGGGGATACCCAATCCATTTAGCGAGGGTGAATACTCCGCAGTTTCCTGGATCATCGGTGTGACCAAATTTGATTTCTCTGTGGGCTACAGCTATGATATGCCGCTCAATAACAGAATTAATCCGGGAGGGGTGCATGAAATATCAATTTCGCTCCTGTTTGATCCCTCTGATCCTAATGCTACCCCACGCTCCGCCAAGCGTCTGAAGTGTCCGATCCCATATTAA
- a CDS encoding flavin reductase family protein, translating into MAKIKPSDVSVPEFHQLLLGTIAPRPIAFASTVDKEGHVNLSPFSFFNVFSANPPILVFSPARRARDNSTKHTLENVLEVPEVTISIVNYSMVEQMSLASSEYDRGVDEFIKSGLTAMASDTVRPPRVGEAPAAYECKVIEVKPLGENGGAGNLVICEVQLAHISDDIFLNSKIDPFKLDAVSRMGGDWYCRAQGDALFEVVKPIKTKGMGVDNIPKSIRNSKVLTGNHLGKLGNVESIPSEQEVNDFANEPEVSAILQYVDHEPDRIQEELHKLAAQHLDAGDPLAAWKVLLQEY; encoded by the coding sequence ATGGCAAAGATCAAACCTTCTGACGTCTCCGTTCCTGAGTTTCATCAACTCCTGTTGGGGACTATAGCCCCCAGGCCCATCGCTTTTGCCAGTACGGTGGACAAAGAGGGGCACGTCAACCTGAGTCCTTTTTCTTTTTTCAATGTGTTCAGCGCCAACCCTCCGATATTGGTCTTTTCACCTGCCAGGAGGGCTCGGGACAATTCCACCAAGCACACCCTGGAGAATGTATTGGAGGTGCCTGAGGTGACCATCAGTATTGTAAACTACAGCATGGTGGAGCAGATGTCGCTGGCCAGCTCAGAGTATGACCGTGGAGTGGATGAATTTATAAAATCAGGCCTGACCGCCATGGCTTCAGACACTGTACGCCCGCCACGGGTGGGGGAGGCTCCTGCCGCATATGAGTGTAAGGTGATCGAGGTGAAACCTTTGGGTGAAAATGGTGGTGCCGGCAATCTGGTGATCTGTGAGGTGCAACTTGCGCACATTTCAGACGATATTTTCTTGAATAGTAAAATTGATCCTTTTAAATTGGATGCTGTCTCCCGTATGGGGGGTGATTGGTACTGCAGGGCTCAGGGAGACGCACTTTTCGAAGTAGTAAAACCAATTAAAACCAAAGGAATGGGAGTTGATAACATACCGAAGAGCATTAGAAACAGCAAAGTACTCACAGGTAATCACCTGGGTAAGCTTGGAAATGTCGAAAGCATACCCTCCGAGCAGGAGGTGAATGATTTTGCCAATGAACCCGAAGTGAGTGCGATTCTCCAGTATGTAGACCATGAGCCCGATCGCATTCAGGAGGAGCTTCATAAGCTTGCAGCCCAGCATCTGGATGCAGGTGATCCACTGGCTGCATGGAAGGTCCTTTTGCAGGAATACTAA
- the fahA gene encoding fumarylacetoacetase encodes MIKANNPQLKSWIPTKADSDFPIQNLPFGIFKNGDDHTGAASAIGDFVIDLKTLYDLGYFDGLSLPKEVFSKNTLNEFIGLGKETTRKVRERLSDLLEVSNTELQHNEAVRSSVFIPMDQVQMLLPVHIGDYTDFYSSEQHAYNVGCMFRNPDNALMPNWKHIPVGYHGRASSIAVSGTDFHRPKGQTIAPDAQAPAFGPTKRLDFELEMGFITGKANPLGASIPVAEADEYIFGFVLFNDWSARDVQKWEYVPLGPFLAKNFFSSVSPWIVTMDALEPFQVPGPVQDPQVLPYLELADRKNFDVNLKVFIQPEGSEEKQVSHSNFKHMYWNVNQQLAHHTANGCNINVGDLYASGTISGPTPEAYGSMLELAWMGTKPIAMPDGTERKFIHDGDTVIMRGYAEKDGVRIGFGEVRNKVLPTL; translated from the coding sequence ATGATAAAAGCTAACAACCCCCAATTGAAATCATGGATACCCACCAAGGCAGATTCTGACTTCCCCATTCAGAATCTGCCTTTTGGTATTTTCAAAAACGGAGATGATCACACCGGTGCGGCCTCTGCCATTGGTGATTTTGTCATCGACCTGAAAACCCTTTACGATTTGGGATACTTCGATGGACTTTCGCTGCCCAAAGAGGTGTTTTCTAAAAATACACTCAATGAATTCATAGGGCTGGGAAAAGAAACCACCCGTAAGGTAAGAGAGAGGCTTTCTGACTTACTGGAAGTCTCTAATACTGAGCTTCAGCATAATGAAGCCGTTCGGTCTTCCGTCTTTATTCCCATGGATCAGGTGCAAATGCTGTTGCCGGTACATATTGGAGACTACACCGATTTCTACTCCAGCGAACAGCATGCTTACAACGTAGGTTGCATGTTTCGTAACCCGGATAACGCCCTCATGCCCAACTGGAAGCACATTCCCGTAGGCTATCATGGCCGGGCTAGCAGCATTGCCGTTTCGGGTACCGACTTTCATCGGCCCAAAGGACAGACCATTGCTCCTGATGCCCAGGCTCCGGCTTTTGGTCCCACCAAAAGACTCGATTTTGAATTGGAGATGGGTTTTATCACCGGAAAGGCCAACCCATTGGGTGCCTCTATTCCAGTGGCTGAAGCCGATGAGTATATTTTTGGTTTTGTACTCTTCAATGACTGGTCGGCCAGGGATGTGCAGAAGTGGGAGTATGTTCCGCTGGGCCCCTTTTTAGCCAAGAATTTCTTCTCATCAGTCTCACCATGGATAGTTACCATGGATGCTTTGGAGCCATTTCAGGTGCCTGGTCCGGTGCAGGACCCGCAGGTACTTCCTTACCTGGAGCTGGCAGACAGAAAGAATTTTGATGTAAACCTCAAGGTGTTTATTCAGCCGGAAGGATCAGAAGAAAAGCAGGTGTCGCATTCCAATTTTAAGCACATGTACTGGAACGTGAATCAGCAGCTGGCACACCACACTGCGAACGGTTGTAACATCAACGTTGGAGATTTATATGCAAGCGGAACCATCAGTGGACCTACCCCGGAAGCTTACGGAAGCATGCTGGAACTGGCCTGGATGGGAACCAAGCCCATTGCAATGCCGGACGGTACAGAGCGTAAATTTATCCACGATGGTGACACGGTGATCATGCGCGGATATGCTGAAAAGGATGGTGTGCGCATAGGCTTCGGTGAAGTAAGAAACAAAGTTTTACCTACACTTTAG
- a CDS encoding valine--tRNA ligase, whose translation MEISTKYDPAQTEDKWYSHWMEKGFFKAKVNPEKEPYSIVIPPPNVTGVLHMGHMLNNTIQDVLIRKARMEGKEACWVPGTDHASIATEAKVVAMLREKGIKKSDLSRDEFLKYAWEWKEKYGGIILEQLKKLGASCDWDRTSFTMDEGYYKAVISVFNDLYKKGFIYRGLRMINWDCEAKTALSNEEVIYKEGGEHATLYYVKYKIAGSDDFVTIATVRPETILGDAAIAVNPKDERHAHLIGQKAIVPFVNREIPIIGDDYVELDFGTGCLKVTPAHDPNDYEIGQRHGLEVIDTINLDGTLNENCGIDKFVGVDRFVVRKQIVKDLKAAEFLLKEEDFVTRIGRSERTNTVVEPKLSLQWFIKMKEISRTAHKVVMEDEILLYPPKFKNTYNHWMENVRDWCISRQLWWGQRIPAYYYDEGEEDYVVAESLEEAVILACEKSGKQLTASDLKQDEDVLDTWASSWLFPLAVFDGFNENCFDKETGKVINGKNAELDYFYPTDTLVTAPEILFFWVARMIIAGYEYKGDKPFKNVYLTGIVRDKQRRKMSKSLGNSPDPLDLIKQYGADGVRTGMLFSSPAGNDLLFDEKLVEQGRNFSNKLWNAFRLVKGWNTVDQPQSEENALAAKWFESRFYAAKEELEDHFSKYRLSDALMTAYKLVWNDFCSWYLEWIKPGFEQPIDQKTYDQTIAFFELVVKTLHPFMPFITEEIWHTIQERDENDCLIKAAWPESKPFDKSVLTSGDLLFEITTNIRNLRNSKGLSPKEELALMVNTSDHALFEQISASVQKMANVSSLDFTEEKPDNCFSFVVQSHELFVPVTEQIDVEAERKKLTEELGYTIGFKNSVEKKLSNERFVSGAPEQVVAMEKKKLADAEAKIASLEASIASLGR comes from the coding sequence ATGGAGATTTCTACTAAATACGACCCGGCACAAACAGAAGACAAATGGTATAGCCATTGGATGGAAAAAGGTTTTTTCAAAGCCAAGGTAAATCCTGAAAAAGAACCTTACTCCATTGTGATTCCCCCTCCCAACGTCACAGGTGTGCTCCACATGGGTCATATGCTCAACAACACCATCCAGGATGTCCTCATCAGAAAGGCACGAATGGAAGGTAAAGAAGCCTGCTGGGTACCTGGTACAGACCATGCCTCCATCGCTACAGAAGCTAAAGTAGTGGCCATGCTTCGTGAAAAAGGCATTAAAAAGAGTGACTTGTCTCGCGATGAATTTCTCAAATATGCCTGGGAATGGAAAGAAAAATATGGAGGCATCATCCTGGAGCAACTCAAAAAACTGGGAGCTTCCTGCGACTGGGACCGCACCTCTTTCACCATGGATGAAGGCTACTACAAAGCCGTGATCTCGGTATTTAATGACCTCTATAAGAAAGGATTTATTTACCGGGGCCTTAGAATGATCAACTGGGACTGTGAGGCCAAGACTGCCCTTTCCAATGAAGAAGTGATCTACAAAGAGGGCGGCGAACATGCCACACTCTATTATGTGAAATACAAAATTGCTGGTTCTGATGATTTCGTGACGATCGCCACGGTGCGCCCTGAAACCATCCTGGGTGATGCAGCCATTGCTGTCAACCCCAAGGATGAGCGTCATGCTCATCTCATTGGCCAAAAGGCCATTGTGCCGTTTGTCAACCGTGAGATTCCGATCATCGGGGACGACTATGTGGAGCTGGACTTTGGTACAGGCTGCCTGAAGGTAACTCCGGCCCACGACCCCAATGACTATGAAATAGGTCAGCGCCATGGACTGGAGGTGATAGACACCATCAACCTGGATGGCACCCTCAATGAAAACTGTGGCATCGACAAGTTTGTGGGCGTGGATCGGTTTGTGGTGAGAAAGCAAATCGTAAAAGACCTGAAAGCCGCTGAGTTTCTGCTCAAGGAAGAGGATTTCGTCACCAGAATAGGTCGCTCCGAGCGTACCAACACCGTGGTGGAGCCCAAGCTTTCCCTGCAGTGGTTCATCAAAATGAAAGAAATCTCCCGCACCGCCCACAAGGTGGTGATGGAAGACGAAATACTTCTCTATCCACCAAAGTTTAAGAACACCTACAACCACTGGATGGAGAATGTACGTGACTGGTGTATCTCCCGACAGCTATGGTGGGGACAGAGAATCCCCGCTTATTACTATGACGAAGGGGAAGAGGACTATGTAGTGGCTGAGTCGCTGGAAGAAGCGGTGATCCTGGCCTGCGAAAAGTCCGGAAAGCAACTGACTGCATCAGACCTAAAGCAAGATGAAGATGTATTGGATACCTGGGCCTCCTCGTGGTTGTTTCCTCTGGCGGTGTTTGATGGTTTCAATGAGAACTGCTTTGATAAAGAAACTGGTAAGGTGATCAACGGCAAAAACGCTGAGCTGGACTACTTCTACCCTACCGACACGCTGGTGACCGCCCCCGAGATTCTATTTTTCTGGGTAGCCAGAATGATCATTGCCGGCTATGAGTACAAGGGTGACAAACCCTTCAAAAATGTATATTTAACCGGTATAGTACGTGACAAACAGCGAAGGAAAATGTCCAAGTCGCTGGGTAATTCCCCAGATCCATTGGATCTCATCAAGCAATATGGAGCAGATGGTGTTCGCACCGGGATGCTCTTCTCCTCTCCTGCCGGAAATGATCTGCTTTTTGACGAAAAGCTGGTGGAGCAAGGTCGAAATTTCTCTAACAAACTTTGGAATGCCTTCCGCCTGGTGAAAGGGTGGAATACAGTGGATCAGCCTCAAAGTGAGGAAAACGCCCTGGCGGCGAAATGGTTTGAGAGTCGTTTCTATGCCGCCAAAGAGGAGCTGGAGGATCACTTCTCCAAGTATCGCCTTTCTGACGCCCTCATGACAGCCTACAAGCTGGTGTGGAATGACTTCTGCAGCTGGTACCTCGAATGGATCAAGCCGGGATTTGAGCAGCCCATAGATCAGAAGACCTATGATCAGACCATCGCCTTTTTTGAGCTGGTGGTGAAGACGCTGCACCCGTTTATGCCTTTCATCACCGAAGAAATCTGGCACACCATACAGGAGCGTGACGAAAACGATTGTCTGATCAAAGCGGCATGGCCTGAAAGTAAGCCTTTTGACAAAAGTGTGTTGACTTCAGGTGATTTGTTATTTGAAATCACCACCAACATCAGGAACCTGCGCAATAGCAAAGGGCTCTCTCCGAAAGAAGAACTTGCCCTGATGGTCAATACCTCCGACCATGCACTTTTCGAACAGATTTCTGCTTCGGTTCAGAAAATGGCTAATGTGTCATCCCTGGACTTCACGGAAGAAAAACCGGACAACTGCTTCAGCTTTGTAGTACAGTCGCATGAGTTATTTGTGCCGGTGACTGAGCAAATCGATGTGGAAGCTGAACGCAAGAAGCTAACAGAAGAGCTGGGGTATACGATAGGGTTCAAAAATTCGGTAGAGAAAAAACTCAGCAATGAACGTTTCGTGAGCGGAGCACCTGAGCAGGTGGTAGCCATGGAAAAGAAAAAGCTGGCAGATGCTGAAGCCAAAATTGCGTCATTAGAGGCTAGCATAGCGTCTCTGGGTAGATAG
- a CDS encoding ATP-binding protein, protein MVNQLLKYFLPDRLDTSDWVVSSKAKYLIYGHMVTVLTGVLGMIVNISPFDRQPFFIDLGLISLMIGNLFLLKWSFRLCRFNFHLITWSIIFVLATFINPLFSYEYYFLIWSVSAVMLFTSKLKIYFFFVAGLVSFHLPKLINQQVDAEFNYNPVFLFLMLLLIFQVFYATNQYYLSVINRKNQQLEHDKELITRQSEQIKEVNALQTRFFTNISHEIRTPLTLISGPVRQLIDFGNNLTDEQLKQLRLADQNGKRLMNLVEQILDISKLEAGVLPLHMAQADLSAFVRGIASSFEALSEVKKIDLIVETPEEPTQVWFDKDSIEKILINLIGNAFKFSSDGGRIIVRLETNSHEQAVLTVADTGRGISEDQLAHIFERFYHTESDLQGSSGIGLSIVKALVDRLNGSVEVKSTSGSGSTFKITLPAGKHDFPEASIQEQTEVNHQTSPVALGTDDASSPVLHQPAEADRLLIIDDNEEIRAYLTDLLKGTYHIFTAETGKQGIDVALQQLPDLILCDVMMPEKDGIEVTRILKTHELTSHIPIVLLTAKGDSSSKVKGLESTADDYVVKPFDRKELMARISTLLINRRKIRNKFSNTFITKADDLDVPSLDKQFLNKVLGLMEEHLADDTFTVEKLGELIGMSRSQLHRKLTAIIGQSPKKMIKTMRLQRALDLLKKQAGNVSEIAYMTGFSSPGYFASSFREEFGITPGEVGKKTINS, encoded by the coding sequence ATGGTCAACCAACTATTGAAATACTTTCTACCCGACAGACTCGACACGTCCGATTGGGTGGTATCCAGCAAAGCCAAGTACCTCATTTATGGCCACATGGTCACCGTGCTCACCGGTGTGTTGGGAATGATTGTAAACATCAGTCCATTTGACCGGCAACCCTTTTTTATTGATTTAGGACTGATTTCCCTGATGATTGGAAACCTCTTTCTCCTCAAATGGAGTTTCAGACTTTGCAGGTTCAATTTCCACCTGATCACCTGGAGCATCATTTTTGTGCTGGCCACTTTTATCAATCCCCTCTTTTCCTACGAATATTACTTTTTGATCTGGTCAGTTTCAGCCGTCATGCTATTCACCAGCAAACTGAAAATTTATTTCTTCTTCGTAGCAGGCCTTGTTTCTTTTCATCTCCCAAAACTGATCAACCAGCAGGTAGATGCAGAATTTAACTACAACCCTGTTTTTCTTTTTCTAATGCTATTGCTCATTTTTCAGGTTTTTTATGCCACCAACCAATATTACCTGAGCGTGATCAATAGGAAGAATCAGCAACTGGAGCACGACAAAGAACTGATCACCAGACAATCTGAGCAGATTAAGGAAGTAAATGCTCTGCAGACGCGTTTTTTCACCAACATCTCTCACGAAATCCGAACCCCGCTTACCCTCATTTCCGGACCTGTGCGCCAGTTGATAGACTTTGGCAACAACCTCACCGACGAACAGCTTAAACAACTAAGGCTTGCTGATCAAAATGGGAAACGCCTGATGAATCTGGTGGAACAAATCCTGGACATCTCTAAACTGGAAGCAGGAGTCTTGCCCCTCCACATGGCTCAGGCAGACTTGAGCGCTTTTGTTAGAGGAATAGCCAGCTCATTTGAAGCCCTGAGTGAGGTCAAGAAAATAGACCTGATTGTGGAAACACCCGAGGAGCCTACCCAGGTGTGGTTTGACAAGGACAGCATTGAGAAAATCTTGATCAACCTCATTGGGAATGCCTTCAAATTTTCTTCTGATGGAGGACGCATCATAGTGCGACTGGAAACCAACAGTCACGAACAGGCCGTTCTAACCGTGGCGGACACAGGACGTGGCATTTCTGAAGATCAGCTCGCGCACATTTTTGAGCGGTTTTATCATACCGAGAGCGACCTGCAAGGGAGCTCTGGCATTGGGCTGAGTATTGTAAAGGCTCTGGTGGATCGTCTGAATGGCTCCGTCGAAGTGAAAAGCACATCAGGTTCCGGTTCAACCTTCAAGATCACCTTGCCTGCTGGAAAGCATGACTTCCCTGAAGCAAGTATCCAAGAACAAACCGAAGTTAACCACCAGACATCCCCCGTGGCGCTTGGCACTGATGATGCAAGCAGCCCTGTCTTGCACCAACCCGCTGAGGCCGACCGATTACTTATCATCGATGATAACGAGGAGATCCGTGCTTATCTGACGGATCTCCTGAAGGGCACCTACCATATTTTCACTGCCGAAACGGGTAAACAGGGTATAGACGTGGCTTTGCAGCAACTTCCCGACCTGATCCTTTGTGATGTGATGATGCCCGAAAAAGATGGAATAGAAGTCACCAGGATCCTAAAGACCCATGAACTTACCAGTCATATCCCTATCGTACTGCTTACCGCAAAGGGGGACTCATCCAGCAAGGTGAAGGGATTGGAATCTACTGCAGATGATTACGTGGTGAAACCTTTTGACAGAAAAGAACTGATGGCCAGGATTTCCACGCTGCTGATCAACCGCAGAAAGATCCGAAATAAATTTTCCAATACGTTCATCACAAAAGCTGACGACCTGGACGTACCATCACTTGACAAACAGTTTCTCAATAAAGTGCTCGGCCTCATGGAAGAGCATCTGGCTGATGACACCTTTACAGTAGAAAAACTCGGTGAGCTCATTGGCATGAGCAGGAGCCAGCTCCACCGCAAGCTCACAGCCATCATTGGGCAGTCTCCAAAGAAAATGATCAAAACCATGCGACTGCAAAGGGCGCTCGACCTGCTGAAAAAGCAAGCTGGAAATGTGTCCGAAATCGCCTATATGACCGGTTTCTCCAGTCCGGGATATTTCGCATCTTCCTTCCGGGAGGAGTTCGGAATCACCCCTGGAGAGGTGGGCAAAAAAACGATCAATTCTTAG